DNA sequence from the Coffea arabica cultivar ET-39 chromosome 11c, Coffea Arabica ET-39 HiFi, whole genome shotgun sequence genome:
TTTAAATCAAGTATCACATTTATGTTTATATTAGCAACTCATTCTCGGAATCAAGCCACagtttttgtaattttctaaatGAAAACCGTGAGTTTGACCAATTGACATGACGAATTCAAGTTTTCTAAAGCtaaatatataaacacacaaACATCGACATGCAAACTCAAGTGCCGAGAAGGTCTTGATCTAAAAGTTAATATTAAGGTTTTCGAGAATTAGAGGTTCTGAATTGTAATCCTCTTGTCTCCTCTGTTTCTTATATCACATCCCTTTCCTATtaggaaattaaaaataaatgtgCAAACTCAAGATTATTGATTGGTTTACGTGACTAGCAAAGCTAACGACTTTTCTGCTAGTCAATTATCAGAAATTGACCATCGTTGTCATCAATACAAAATAGCCATTGCGCTTTCCCTAATACTCCTCATAAGCTCATGAACTAAAAGAGGAGGATCAATTCCCCTACCCCCTTCCCTTGCCATAACGAAACCATGCACCAAAAacttaaaaaccaaaaaaaaaaaaaaaattgtgagatgGTGCACCCGATCCATATCAAGAATTAAAAAAGATATTGAGATACTGTTCTTTTGTACTCTTTATgttattttcttcaaattagtTATGACTTTTATAGTCAAGCAACTCAATTTTTACCTGCGTTAAATACTAGTATTTATAATTATCATCtggccaagaaaagaaagaaatgagcTTACCAAGCGACATGTCAAATCCACGATTTTTGAGCTCACGGTGCTCTTGACACAGGGCACATGGTTCACAGaaaaaatgaaccaaacaaTCTCCACAGGGGGTTGCAGGCAAATTGTATTGCTTCCTCAGCCTTGATCGATAGAGGCGAGAGTGTAAGCATGCACAACCCAAAACATTTAGTACTGCATATAATGCTCCACATGCCTCGCGAGCTGTcacaaaaatatgaattaaCATGAAAAACAGTGTGGTAATTTGACGTTTTCTCCATAATCTCTAATTACAAGAACGTTTTAACTTACAGGTTGATCCTTTGTCTACAATCCCTGCAATCCGTCCGAGTGTTACGCATGGACACCACAATGTTAAGCAACCTGCCGAACCAAGGTGGAAAATATATACTTAATTAAGGGTTTCCCGTGGACAGATGGATCTTTTGGTTTTTGCAAATGAGCTGAAAATTACAAGGAAGTTTAAAAAGTAAAAGTTACTATAGTATTCTAGAACTATTTAATTAATCAGTTTGTTTTAAAAGTTGTTCAATTTTTCAAGCCTTCTATTTCAATCTCTGAATTTAAAGGCACGTTTCcgaacaatttaaaaaaaaaaaaaaaccccaaaatGATGAACTCTAAAGAATTATAACTGGCTAACATAGAATAAGAAGTAAATTGATCTATTAACTTACAATTTGGGACATCAGAGGAGCAGTCATAGAGCCCAGTAGACCAAGTTCCCGGAATATTGGCCGGAGCGATAGCCTCAGTGCTATGATAATTGTAGTGGTTTTGAGGTGGTTGAGATTTCTGCAAATCGCTTTCATTTGATGAATACATAGTTCAAAACTAGGAGGCTATAGATGCTATATATGAAATGTTCTATCTTTGTTTTTTCCTTACTGTTTGGGGACATTGGCTAgctatttatattttatacacGAAGAGTGTGGAATGTTAAAACTCGACATGCTTCTTATTGTTTGAGACATGATTGTATTAGCACGTTGGATTTTGTAGTCCTGCttatgaattttctgcattACCACGTTGATTTAATCCTTGATCTGGACAGTTTGGAGTCGGCGTAGATTCAACTCCTTGATTAAATCGGTTCAACGAATGCCACCCGCAAGCGCGTACATGATTCAATGTTGTGGGTTTGGTTGACTGGAAATTCTGAACCCGACAAATGGTGCATTACAAAGTTTACATCAGCAATGGTAAAATTTATAGCAAGTTTCCTGCACATTTTTGCATAATTAAGTATTGAGGATACATATATGGAGTTCATATGAGGGAGCTGTGGGTGTGTTCGGATACAAGAttatttgaaaaacaaaataaaataatgttgtagtattttttgtgacatgatatatgtgagataaaaagttgattaaaaaaatcaaaagataatTGCAAGATGTAATTTTCgttcaagtaaaaaaaaatttataaaaaattgtGCATCGAAACAAACCCATATTTATGAATCTCACACGCATAGAAAGATGGAATATATTGGACTTAAAAGATGACCTTGGTCTCTTTTTCATCCATTCCTCAGTAAAGGGTTACCGTATTGATAATAGAAAAATTATATACTAAGCCACAATATGAGTTAAGcgatataaataaattaaaagatgatcCACCTCCTTGATTTTAAGAATCTCATATTTATGTTTATCGATTAGAAATGCTGTGATTTTAACTCATTTTTTATAGGTGAACTCTCCATATCTGTGATTCCCACGCGCATAGAAACATATAATTAGACTTGAAAGATGACTTTGGTCTCTTTTTCACCCATTCCTCAATAAAGGGTTACCATATTGATAATAGAAAAATCCTATACTAAACGCGACTTAGGTGataaaaatgactaaaagatGGCTTGCTTCCTTGATTTTAGGGATTTTATGTTTATGTCTACCAATTACAAATgggcaaattatattttagcCTCATGTGATTTTCGCAAAAACCACATAATTCCCCCATAATTTAAAAATCTATACATAAATCCCCTGTGATTTGGGTTGAAGTGTCAAATAGACGGAAAATACTCACCGTGACGATTCGTGGATTAAACGCACTTCAACAACTGGTAACCGTAAGAAACATTCCCATATGACCCTGACCATTTTATCGCACACAATAAAGCCTAGATCTCTGCTCCTCATCTCTTTTCATCAACCGAAAGAGCTTTGTAGTTGACTTTCCATTGAACGTTGGTGAAGGCAATACATTTAACGGAGAAACCAAACCAGAAAGCCCAGAACATATACATTGAGAAAAAATCGAAAGCGGTGGTGGCCGGAAAAGCTTTCGCTAGCAGTAGTAAGACGTGTAATTTGCATCAGCAGGGCGCAGCAGGGCCGTCATGAGTCAGCTTCAGCACCACAGGGGCGGCGGCCATGTAACCATCATAATTTCAAATAGGTTAGGCAAAGCCGCTTAGGCCACCACCCACCTCTCTCGTCTGTGCTGGATTTTAGATCTAACCAGACAATGACGCAATTCCGACTATAATTCGAACAACATTGAAGCTggcttcttttcattttcttttcctttttaaagtAACCTTTCTCAAGTAGTGTACTTCGCAAGTTTGAGATCGGCTGTAATTTGGGCAAATTGCAAATAATAAGGTAGTGATGTCATATTGCTAAGTTTCGGTAGACCAGAATTTGTGGGCAGGAAGAATTACGTGTACCACCTGCATCTGCTTGCTTTCCCATAGCCCACCATCGGTTGGATTGGTAAGGTGGTGCCAACCCTCCATTTGTCCGTCCTTTTCATCATCCTCTTCCTTCTTTACCTTCTACTGCTAGTACAGGTTGTCCCAAAGCAGCAAAATCTTAAATTAATCAATGCTTAAGCATTATAATCACTGATTTATTAAATTCCCAAAGCCCGACAGCTTCTATTCAAAATGCTCAAGTTCCATCTCATATGCTAAACTGATGTCGAAAAGCTTACCGGACACAACAATAGCTTTCGTGATACTCTTTCACAGCTACTTTTTGATCTTCAATGGTAGATCtatagttttaattttctgGATTAAATTTTCTCTCCTTCATTATCAGTgatgtttttctctctctttctcgcGACAAAGATGCaagggaaaattggaaaaaatctGACTTCATCTGCTtcctttttgtatttatattagGGTAATTTGGACATTTTGCCTACGAAACGTCACGGTGGGTGCTTTTCATCTATTTGACACTTCAACCCAAACCACAGGGAgtttatatatagttttttgAATCATGGGGGGTTATGTGATTTTTGCGAAAACCACGGGAggctaaaatgtaatttgcccatTAAAAATAGGACTATATACGACTCGACCTACTCGCGGGCCTTTTGCAAGCAGCTCAAGTTAGAGCTTGAGTCGAACTTGAGCAAATTGTTATCATACGTGAGTTGAGTTCAAGTGGTACTTTCACAGGCTCGATAGCTCAAAGAGCTGCTCAATCAACTCAAGTTCATATGAAATTACGTAATTGCCTCTCTATCAATTCCAATTTACAATAATTCCTATTTTCTAAATACGATTTCGAGCTGACTTCGAACTATTCTCGATCCAGAAAATCAAGTGCAACTTGAGCTAACAATTTGAGATACTTGTGAGCTAGAAATTGAGCTTCAACTTGCAAGCCTTGTCGATTTGATCTCGAGTTTGCCTTTTCCTTGGTCGAGTCAAACTCAAACTCCAATTTCTTGGCTTGttgaactcgagctcaaacTGAAAACCACACATAAACAAGTCaacctagactcgataagttaaaaaatcaatttgactcgactcgtttgtgaCTCTACTTAGAAATATCATGATTTTAACTCGCTTTTTATAAGTGAACTCTTCGTAATATTTGCTGCTAAAGCCTAAAATCATGTTTCGTAGATTTTGGTTAGATAACAATTTAAAATGGATATCACATTTTGCTGAAGGACAAAATGGTAAATGAGGAGTAAGAGAAATATGTTCACTTAAATTTCAGAGATTTAATTGAGAGTGTCTGTCCACTTCCTTACATCCGTTAGTTTGTTAGTTTTTAGTTATTATTGGAGGGCACAGAAATATCTATTTACTAGGTATAATTATTACCCTCATCTTTTATTTGTCACCAAACCCTTAATTAATTTCTCTCTGAAAATTGTGTCTTACTTGATCTTTCTTTCTGTTGAAAATCATCAGGATTTTGGGCTTAACTAACCTAAAAATGGGGCACTAAAGAAGCAGACAAAGACAAAAAGGCCAAAATCTATAGGAAATTCATGGTAACAACATGGATAACATTCCGTTTATATTAACATTATTTGGGCTTTATTAAAAAAAGGTGTTATTGTAAAAAAATTTGTAAGAACTTTTTAAATACaatttttaatcatattttttttcctatacTCACGACGTTATTATACATTGGATACTTCTATACACACAAATTTACTGATTGTCAGGGTCACCAGAATTGGAACCATATGGAGCGATTCACAAGGCCCGTTAACAAAAGATGGCCGATAAATGACTAAGGCTTCGAAGACTCTTCAAATAACATACATATGGCCGAAAGGCCCTAAACCATAGGCCAAGGTTCAAAATACTGTATGTTTGGAgaggaaaaattgaaaaataataataataataataaaattgatTAGGTCAGACAACATGTATCTCTATTAATGGCTTAATTTGCTGATTTAGAATAAAATAAGGTAGCAATTGAACAAATTAAGAGcattaaaatatgaaatatgCCCTTTACAAACACTTTAAAATTATTACGCATCCCCTAATTTTgatacaaattaaaaataatttacgTAAAAAGTGACACCAAAGCTACCCTTTATCCATGATAAGGTGCATTTTAGTGGGTTATTTTGCTAATATTTCATAGTTGTTTGGATTGAATACTGCATTATTTGGAGGATTTTATTTAGATTTTGTGTTTGGTGTAATTGCAGGAAATGGTGAAGAAAAAGTACTGAAAATCAATATTCCAGGAGATTTCCTGACAGTTAGGCCTAACTGCAGCCTTGAGTCCGGATTCTCGAGATTACTTGCACGATGGAAGCTTCCAAAAATGAAGGAAGTAGCCGGTTACAAATTGAAAAATCAGTGGGGTCACTTTCAAGGAAAGGAAAAGCTGAAGAAGTTAACTTGTAAGTTGTAATAAGATTATCTTTTAGAAAGTTGATTGGTATTTGAACACCAATTAATTAGAAGAAGACTTTCTTTTTCGGGGGCTTTCTCTCTTTGACCGATTTTGGGGGGAGAGATATCAGACTCTCTTTAAGCTTAAAAAACAATTTTTGCTCCTACCTTTTAGTTTTAGGTAGCCAGAAACGAAAAAGGAGCATTGTACTTGTCTTttgacttttctggcctttTGGATAAGTTTGGAGGAAACCAACGAAAAAGCCATAATTGTGGACttgttctttctttcctctgttGACCGAAATTTGTAAACAAGAATTAACAACTTTTTCCAATTCTCTACGCACGGCTTGTTCTCTATtattaatggagaactaactttttatttctagtcaaggggatcactgaagatttggtttaaTAATAATTATGAGATCtgaattattttaattatttttttgatttattgatattcgtatattttttgtttttaattgttataactatcgtgtatgattgaatagatgcgcaatatttaattatacaCGTAGTTTATTTGTTAATTGGGGATAGTTAAATGTGTAATTGTTCGATTACTTCCGTCCCAGTAgcaactaacataattggatttatgtcagaaaaacatatgatctaacttaaacaaactcTCGTAGCTTGTTAGTTAGGGTTGgccttttctaattcttaatgcaatttagaaattaaatcctacggtcgtacctagggttatttctttgctagagaaatagttaacggtcgtacatTGACTatagaaaaagtaagaaaaaactgattgtttatcgcgtgtatgacagtTATAATCAATCTATTattaaatgttggaattatatttgaatcgatgatcagttgcatgaaccatttctgaagtgtatcaTTGACTAAAGTGTTTCCAATTATTTctctcaattaattatttttcgcAGTTAATTCATTTTGTTGGCAATTCATTAGTAATCAATTCTCAAACCCCCCGTTTGTCTTGGTTTAAAAAGAAACGAACTTATCCCCAGTAACTGAGGAGACGACTctgcttgccactgtctactagttagtaatTCTGTCAATTAgtaaattctggtatatcggattaagcactCTTCAAAaccagggtgaatcaagtaactcaTTGCATATCTAGAGCCCTTGCTCCAGTAcctggatttggttgttgactAATTTTGGTGATAGTTAAGTTTTTACTATTATTGAACAGGCTCGACAACCTCTCAATCCACCAAAATTGAAATATTGGTATAAAAAGGAGTCATTGGTCATGCAAGTTAAGTATAGAACAATATAGCACATAGACAATATGCAACACTTTTTGGTTGATGATCCATATTGCTTTACGAGATTTATATATGGTACAAATACAAGATCCAAACTATCCCACAAGTTTAAGAATATGGAAAGGAGGAGGATTTTGGTAGAAAAGTGAAGTTGGATACCAGCAGAAACATCAAATCCTTGGAACTGAAGTTGCTGGTACTCTTGGCATAGGGCACAAGGCTGGCAAAAGCAATGAATGAGACAATCAGGGCATGCGCCGTTCTTGATCCCGTAGTGTTGCCTCAGCTTAATGCTATATCCCATGCTAATAATCCACGAAAATCCAGCATGATGACACATGAGATTCAACGCATAGAAAATGCACCCCATCTGGCAGCAAGCTATTATGGgggaaaatttttaattaacGTATTTCCTATCCTCCATAGCCAAATTAGTGATGAAttaatagtaaaaaaaattcttgtttgTACTTACAAATTTGG
Encoded proteins:
- the LOC113717420 gene encoding protein PLANT CADMIUM RESISTANCE 2, with amino-acid sequence MYSSNESDLQKSQPPQNHYNYHSTEAIAPANIPGTWSTGLYDCSSDVPNCCLTLWCPCVTLGRIAGIVDKGSTSREACGALYAVLNVLGCACLHSRLYRSRLRKQYNLPATPCGDCLVHFFCEPCALCQEHRELKNRGFDMSLGWQENMDKQNAGVTMAPIVQGGMDR